One part of the Actinomyces howellii genome encodes these proteins:
- a CDS encoding DUF6571 family protein: protein MQTIIDNLKHYAERVETKRSGVMSVSLREGHPADLAGFNSTLTDNSLLLEGEANDLQLRLDAARAANESGLMFTQPDGTIQYYVPDGMEDTLEVVRQHNNIDIVNQARSDAQTMLDYSQNGCSPEEWDALLERMRQNRDDPAYANAVLANVPPDEMLDCPAELQDGLTYTNHREGTSTSERPNAGEDLCGLLGEMLSTASCRWPDSKAKEYAGKLADATEAKGKSGRLDVLNAILMSSREIDVDGDGVPNSVGLDYSDAMLVELARRMENYSPQERDWMNPGDWGPAIVEASSSGSHTSLSGYRHDPLAGIVHAMTGNPEAGLEWLVPEPGGGGTPQALSSEDSVNTDRRIQELVNRGSLDDQRWTADWALLAHEIDSQDWVTPVPGAMTRAERRYEDSASATAVAGILNGLGSGADPTDLSDEARVLVGTTLARHPESVVMSTKADNPESPVLETRQGDDPDAYAYDPLFTDRALSNLAGQTSLNQTASVRLGEAMADHHQAQIDVGVDQYRNTGDAASLNAAMADQSRTNGFFAGAASRYGVESAGEADRNAESGNNTLSFVAGLIPYAGPMASYLVGEGKPFDVSNEDAARTEANEIKAQASGLNSDQLTLALLNSGLYSEDELKAAAARAGNGTDVQRVIGEDGRPVTDGLSEAEAEGTGFRNGLGLVGAELPAVGGTPGETMAEWANGDFNDGYERAYSTGGGDPAHEWGSKEE, encoded by the coding sequence ATGCAGACGATCATCGACAACCTGAAGCATTATGCTGAGCGGGTCGAGACGAAGCGTTCTGGCGTCATGTCGGTGAGTCTCCGAGAGGGGCATCCTGCTGACCTCGCTGGCTTCAATAGCACGTTGACGGACAACTCGTTGCTGTTGGAGGGTGAGGCGAACGATCTGCAGCTCCGCCTCGACGCGGCCAGAGCGGCCAACGAGAGCGGACTCATGTTCACCCAACCGGACGGAACCATTCAGTACTACGTACCGGACGGCATGGAGGACACGCTGGAGGTCGTTCGTCAACACAATAATATCGACATCGTCAACCAAGCACGTTCTGACGCTCAGACGATGCTCGACTACTCGCAGAACGGATGCAGTCCGGAGGAGTGGGACGCGCTTCTTGAACGGATGCGTCAGAACCGCGATGATCCCGCCTACGCGAACGCGGTCCTCGCCAACGTGCCTCCAGATGAGATGCTTGACTGTCCGGCAGAGCTTCAGGACGGTCTGACCTACACCAATCATCGTGAAGGCACGTCGACATCCGAACGTCCGAATGCGGGCGAGGACCTCTGCGGTCTGCTCGGGGAGATGCTCTCGACCGCGTCATGCAGGTGGCCGGACAGCAAAGCAAAAGAATATGCTGGTAAGCTCGCTGACGCCACTGAGGCCAAAGGAAAGTCCGGGCGGCTCGATGTCCTCAACGCCATTCTCATGTCTTCACGAGAGATTGACGTGGACGGCGATGGCGTTCCGAACTCTGTGGGTCTTGATTATAGTGACGCGATGCTCGTGGAGCTTGCGCGAAGAATGGAGAACTACTCCCCCCAGGAGCGGGACTGGATGAATCCAGGGGATTGGGGACCGGCGATCGTCGAAGCGTCGTCTTCCGGTAGTCATACGTCCCTGTCCGGCTACCGTCACGATCCTTTGGCTGGCATCGTTCACGCCATGACGGGTAATCCAGAGGCTGGGTTGGAGTGGCTCGTTCCCGAGCCAGGCGGCGGTGGTACGCCTCAGGCACTGTCCTCCGAGGACTCCGTGAATACGGACCGTCGTATCCAGGAGCTCGTCAACCGGGGATCGTTGGATGACCAGCGATGGACGGCCGACTGGGCGCTTCTTGCGCACGAGATCGACAGCCAGGACTGGGTGACCCCTGTTCCGGGCGCGATGACGAGAGCTGAGCGACGGTACGAGGACTCTGCGTCGGCGACGGCTGTGGCAGGGATTCTTAACGGCCTGGGCAGCGGAGCCGACCCGACGGACCTGTCGGATGAGGCCAGGGTGCTCGTTGGAACGACGCTTGCACGACATCCCGAGAGCGTCGTCATGTCGACTAAGGCCGATAATCCCGAATCTCCTGTTCTTGAAACTCGTCAAGGCGATGATCCGGACGCGTACGCCTACGATCCCTTGTTCACCGATCGTGCTCTCAGTAATCTCGCCGGCCAGACCTCACTCAACCAGACGGCGTCGGTGCGGCTCGGTGAGGCGATGGCCGACCATCACCAGGCGCAGATCGACGTAGGGGTCGACCAGTATCGAAACACGGGAGACGCCGCATCACTGAACGCAGCCATGGCCGACCAGAGCAGAACGAATGGATTTTTCGCGGGAGCGGCGAGTCGCTATGGGGTCGAGTCTGCCGGAGAGGCGGATCGAAATGCCGAGTCCGGGAATAACACGCTCTCGTTCGTGGCGGGTCTTATTCCCTACGCGGGACCGATGGCGTCGTATCTCGTTGGAGAGGGGAAGCCGTTCGACGTGAGCAACGAAGATGCAGCAAGAACTGAGGCCAACGAGATTAAGGCCCAGGCCAGCGGCCTCAACAGCGACCAGCTGACGCTCGCGCTCCTCAACAGCGGCCTGTATAGCGAGGACGAACTCAAGGCGGCGGCAGCTCGGGCAGGTAACGGTACGGATGTCCAGAGAGTCATTGGCGAGGATGGTCGCCCTGTTACGGACGGTCTGAGCGAGGCCGAGGCGGAGGGTACCGGGTTCCGCAACGGCCTGGGACTCGTCGGTGCGGAGTTGCCTGCCGTTGGCGGTACACCGGGTGAGACCATGGCCGAGTGGGCGAACGGCGATTTTAACGACGGGTACGAACGCGCCTATTCGACCGGCGGCGGAGATCCTGCCCACGAGTGGGGAAGCAAGGAGGAGTGA
- a CDS encoding sugar porter family MFS transporter: MTDNLSSSPTPSSPGVSRLNARVIGICVAAALGGFLFGFDTAVINGAVDALSDHYSLNAFLKGFAVSSALIGCALGAWFAGPVANRMGRVPVMLIAAVLFVVSALGSGLAFHIIDFIIWRVIGGLGVGAASVIAPAYIAEVSPASVRGRLGSLQQLAIVTGIFVALLSDSWFAGIAGGAAETLWMGLAAWRWMFMAEAVPAVIYGLFAFRLPESPRFLVARGDYDKASQVLYDFTGIVNVNLKIEEIRATIDSEKRESFRDLLGPRLGLKPIVWIGIMLSVFQQFVGINVIFYYSTTLWRTIGFQESDALKITVITSVTNIVVTIVAILLVDKVGRRPMLLVGSVFMTLSLGLMALAFSFATVHGDEVTLDAPWAPIALVAANLFVVAFGATWGPLVWVLLGEMFPNRIRAGALAVAAAAQWVANFFISTTFPVFSDIGLTFAYGFYAVCALASLVFVFLKVPETKGKELEDMENLAVER, from the coding sequence ATGACAGACAACCTGTCCTCGTCCCCGACCCCTTCATCACCCGGCGTGAGCCGGCTCAACGCACGCGTCATCGGCATCTGCGTGGCGGCCGCCCTGGGCGGCTTCCTCTTCGGCTTCGACACCGCGGTCATCAACGGCGCCGTCGACGCGCTGTCCGACCACTACTCCCTCAACGCCTTCCTCAAGGGCTTCGCCGTGTCCTCGGCGCTCATCGGCTGCGCCCTGGGCGCCTGGTTCGCCGGGCCGGTGGCCAACCGCATGGGCCGTGTCCCGGTCATGCTCATCGCAGCCGTGCTCTTCGTGGTCTCCGCCCTGGGCTCCGGCCTGGCCTTCCACATCATCGACTTCATCATCTGGCGCGTCATCGGCGGCCTGGGGGTGGGTGCGGCCTCGGTGATCGCTCCGGCCTACATCGCCGAGGTCTCCCCGGCCTCCGTGCGAGGCAGGCTCGGCTCCCTCCAGCAGCTGGCGATCGTCACCGGCATCTTCGTCGCCCTGCTGTCGGACTCCTGGTTCGCGGGCATCGCCGGGGGCGCGGCCGAGACCTTGTGGATGGGTCTGGCGGCGTGGCGGTGGATGTTCATGGCCGAGGCCGTGCCGGCCGTCATCTACGGTCTGTTCGCCTTCCGTCTGCCGGAGTCGCCGCGCTTCCTCGTGGCCCGGGGCGACTACGACAAGGCCTCCCAGGTCCTCTACGACTTCACCGGCATCGTCAACGTCAACCTCAAGATCGAGGAGATCCGGGCGACCATCGACTCCGAGAAGCGTGAGTCCTTCCGTGACCTGCTCGGGCCGCGCCTGGGTCTCAAGCCGATCGTGTGGATCGGCATCATGCTGTCGGTCTTCCAGCAGTTCGTGGGCATCAACGTCATCTTCTACTACTCCACCACCCTGTGGCGCACGATCGGCTTCCAGGAGTCCGACGCCCTCAAGATCACGGTCATCACCTCGGTGACGAACATCGTGGTGACCATCGTGGCGATCCTCCTGGTCGACAAGGTGGGGCGCCGTCCCATGCTGCTCGTCGGGTCGGTCTTCATGACCCTGTCGCTGGGGCTCATGGCCCTGGCCTTCTCCTTCGCCACGGTCCACGGCGACGAGGTCACCCTCGACGCCCCGTGGGCGCCGATCGCGCTCGTGGCCGCCAACCTGTTCGTCGTCGCCTTCGGGGCCACGTGGGGGCCGCTCGTGTGGGTGCTGCTGGGCGAGATGTTCCCCAACCGGATCCGTGCCGGCGCCCTGGCGGTGGCCGCCGCGGCGCAGTGGGTCGCGAACTTCTTCATCTCGACCACCTTCCCGGTCTTCTCCGACATCGGCCTCACCTTCGCCTACGGGTTCTACGCGGTGTGCGCCCTGGCCTCTCTCGTCTTCGTCTTCCTCAAGGTCCCCGAGACCAAGGGCAAGGAGCTCGAGGACATGGAGAACCTCGCCGTCGAGCGATGA
- a CDS encoding SDR family oxidoreductase, with protein sequence MAPIDLSDRTAVVTGATGAIGSAVVHTLVEAGAQVGLIARNRRRLERLRAHLPEDARTLCCAADVTSAFEVHEARDRILDHLGPPDLLVVAAGIRRAAPFEEAIPADWNAMLSVNLRGTLQAVQIFAPDILAAGARDEPADIILLGTGPARERQKAYAVFSSLGTSIGQFAKHLRAEYGPRGVRVHHLASLFTAGNFFAESNFGADRTTSDHHDVLTEELAAEATIETGRVAAEVAFMAALPPHVNLARATVRPIGSR encoded by the coding sequence ATGGCACCCATCGATCTGAGCGACCGCACCGCGGTCGTCACCGGCGCGACCGGCGCCATCGGCTCAGCAGTCGTCCACACCCTGGTCGAGGCGGGCGCCCAGGTCGGCCTCATCGCCCGCAACCGCCGTCGGCTGGAGCGGCTGCGAGCCCACCTGCCCGAGGACGCCCGCACCCTGTGCTGCGCCGCCGACGTGACGAGCGCCTTCGAGGTCCACGAGGCGCGCGACAGGATCCTGGACCACCTGGGGCCTCCGGACCTGCTCGTCGTCGCTGCCGGGATCCGCCGTGCCGCGCCCTTCGAGGAGGCCATCCCCGCGGACTGGAACGCCATGCTCTCGGTCAACCTGCGCGGCACCCTCCAGGCCGTCCAGATCTTCGCCCCCGACATCCTGGCCGCCGGGGCGCGCGACGAGCCGGCCGACATCATCCTCCTGGGCACGGGCCCGGCCCGCGAGCGCCAGAAGGCCTACGCCGTCTTCTCCTCCCTGGGCACGTCCATCGGCCAGTTCGCCAAGCACCTGCGCGCCGAGTACGGGCCGCGCGGGGTGCGCGTCCACCACCTGGCGAGCCTGTTCACCGCCGGGAACTTCTTCGCCGAGTCCAACTTCGGGGCCGACCGCACGACCAGCGACCACCACGACGTGCTCACCGAGGAGCTCGCCGCCGAGGCGACCATCGAGACCGGCAGGGTCGCGGCGGAGGTTGCCTTCATGGCCGCCCTGCCCCCGCACGTCAACCTCGCCCGGGCGACGGTCCGTCCCATCGGGAGCCGCTGA
- the nhaA gene encoding Na+/H+ antiporter NhaA — protein sequence MTRTTQTRTTAVVARLQAGFAAFRAWETSGAVLLLAATIVAILWANLGGSSYDDFWHTDLALTLGDAEISMSLQHWINDGLMMMFFFLVSLEVKHDFIMGELSDWRHASVPVVAAVAGLVLPAVLFLALNAGSPGAGAWGVVISTDTAFVVGLLAVFGARLPQPLRAFLVALAVVDDVGALLVIAVAYTESIQIVPLVVVAATALVLYLLQQARLHRTAVYIVAGAVLWVSFLASGVHATIAGVVLGLLLPVFPPERAEVLRAEELTQVFRRTPVAATGNAAVEGILRSVSINERLQLVLAPTINLFIVPLFALANAGVVITAQTLGHAFTSPLTWGIIVGLVVGKHAGVLGATWLATRLRIGALAPGLGYRHIGSGSMLTGIGFTISLFIVELAITDETLKSDARIGVLTASLIAAALGMVMLESTARYDEQHAPARKHLTRPVDPERDHIEGPADAPLTLVEYGRLGGLDDADKAEVLREVRDHFGPELRYVFRHNPGEDPAALQAALALEAVAAQSYELFAPMKRELELATQDEELDARMLRRAAVDVGANLPRLEEAVRLGTHAVRVSDDADDAGTLCLTTAPTFFVGDVIYDGPVEAADLIAALEALRSGDPSEGSERSGRRRRLKEGQQT from the coding sequence ATGACACGAACCACCCAGACCCGCACCACCGCGGTCGTGGCCCGCCTCCAGGCCGGGTTCGCCGCCTTCCGCGCCTGGGAGACCTCCGGCGCCGTCCTGCTCCTGGCCGCCACGATCGTGGCGATCCTGTGGGCGAACCTGGGCGGTTCCTCCTACGACGACTTCTGGCACACCGACCTCGCCCTGACCCTCGGGGACGCCGAGATCTCCATGTCGCTCCAGCACTGGATCAACGACGGCCTCATGATGATGTTCTTCTTCCTGGTCTCCCTGGAGGTCAAGCACGACTTCATCATGGGCGAGCTGAGCGACTGGAGACACGCGAGCGTGCCGGTCGTGGCGGCCGTCGCGGGCCTCGTCCTGCCCGCCGTGCTCTTCCTCGCCCTCAACGCCGGCTCCCCGGGCGCCGGCGCGTGGGGCGTCGTCATCTCGACCGACACAGCCTTCGTCGTCGGCCTCCTGGCGGTGTTCGGCGCACGCCTGCCCCAGCCGCTGCGCGCCTTCCTCGTCGCCCTGGCCGTCGTCGACGACGTCGGGGCGCTGCTGGTCATCGCCGTGGCCTACACCGAGTCCATCCAGATCGTCCCCCTCGTCGTCGTCGCGGCCACCGCGCTCGTGCTCTACCTGCTCCAGCAGGCGCGCCTGCACCGCACAGCGGTCTACATCGTGGCCGGGGCGGTGCTGTGGGTGTCCTTCCTGGCCTCGGGGGTGCATGCCACGATCGCCGGGGTCGTGCTCGGGCTCCTCCTGCCGGTCTTCCCTCCCGAGCGCGCCGAGGTCCTGCGCGCCGAGGAGCTGACCCAGGTCTTCCGCCGCACCCCGGTGGCCGCGACCGGCAACGCGGCCGTCGAGGGCATCCTGCGCTCGGTGTCGATCAACGAGCGCCTCCAGCTCGTCCTGGCCCCGACGATCAACCTGTTCATCGTGCCGCTGTTCGCCCTGGCCAACGCCGGGGTCGTCATCACCGCCCAGACCCTGGGCCACGCCTTCACCTCGCCGCTGACCTGGGGCATCATCGTGGGCCTCGTCGTCGGCAAGCACGCCGGCGTGCTCGGCGCGACCTGGCTGGCGACCCGGCTGCGCATCGGGGCGCTGGCGCCGGGCCTGGGGTACCGCCACATCGGCTCGGGGTCGATGCTCACCGGGATCGGCTTCACGATCTCCCTGTTCATCGTCGAGCTCGCCATCACCGACGAGACGCTCAAGTCCGACGCGCGGATCGGTGTGCTGACCGCCTCGCTCATCGCCGCGGCGCTGGGAATGGTCATGCTGGAGAGCACCGCCCGCTACGACGAGCAGCACGCGCCCGCGCGCAAGCACCTGACCCGACCGGTCGACCCCGAGCGCGACCACATCGAGGGCCCGGCCGACGCCCCGCTCACCCTCGTGGAGTACGGCCGCCTGGGGGGCCTGGACGACGCGGACAAGGCCGAGGTGCTGCGGGAGGTGCGCGACCACTTCGGGCCCGAGCTGCGCTACGTCTTCCGGCACAACCCGGGGGAGGACCCCGCTGCCCTCCAGGCCGCGCTCGCCCTGGAGGCCGTGGCGGCGCAGAGCTACGAGCTCTTCGCCCCGATGAAGCGCGAGCTCGAGCTGGCGACCCAGGACGAGGAGCTCGACGCGCGCATGCTGCGCCGGGCAGCCGTGGACGTCGGGGCGAACCTGCCACGCCTGGAGGAGGCGGTCCGCCTGGGCACCCACGCGGTGCGGGTCTCCGACGACGCCGACGACGCCGGCACCCTGTGCCTGACCACCGCGCCGACCTTCTTCGTCGGCGACGTCATCTACGACGGCCCGGTGGAGGCCGCCGACCTCATCGCCGCCCTCGAGGCCCTGCGCTCCGGTGACCCCTCCGAGGGCTCCGAGCGCAGCGGCCGGCGCCGACGCCTCAAGGAGGGGCAGCAGACATGA
- a CDS encoding nucleoside/nucleotide kinase family protein yields MEPVVRTGALPTLVDGLIEHLAARLSADPGQRLVLGVTGAPGSGKSTLVAGLGQRLTERGLLAGTVPMDGFHLSNAVLDELGRHGRKGAPDTFDVAGYLSVLDRLRAPGTPEVMAPVYRRDLHEPVAAGTRVLGTGVVLTEGNYLALEEHGWAAVRERLDLLICLEVDSEELVRRLVERHIRFGRRRAAAAHWVRTVDMPNAELVARYAHRCDELWRPLP; encoded by the coding sequence ATGGAACCCGTCGTGCGCACCGGAGCCCTCCCGACGCTGGTCGACGGACTCATCGAGCACCTGGCGGCACGCCTGAGCGCCGACCCCGGACAGCGCCTCGTCCTGGGAGTGACCGGAGCGCCGGGCTCGGGCAAGTCGACCCTGGTGGCCGGCCTCGGGCAGCGCCTCACCGAGCGGGGCCTGCTCGCCGGCACGGTGCCGATGGACGGGTTCCACCTGTCCAACGCCGTCCTCGACGAGCTCGGCCGTCACGGGCGCAAAGGCGCCCCGGACACCTTCGACGTCGCCGGGTACCTGTCCGTTCTCGACCGCCTGCGCGCCCCCGGGACACCTGAGGTGATGGCCCCCGTCTACCGGCGCGACCTGCACGAGCCGGTCGCGGCCGGGACGCGTGTCCTCGGTACCGGCGTCGTGCTGACCGAGGGCAACTACCTCGCGCTGGAGGAGCACGGCTGGGCCGCGGTCCGAGAACGCCTCGACCTTCTCATCTGCCTCGAGGTCGACTCCGAGGAGCTCGTCCGGCGGCTCGTCGAGCGCCACATCCGCTTCGGACGCCGTCGGGCCGCCGCCGCGCACTGGGTACGCACCGTCGACATGCCCAACGCCGAGCTCGTCGCACGGTACGCCCACCGCTGCGACGAGCTGTGGCGCCCGCTGCCCTGA
- the nrdF gene encoding class 1b ribonucleoside-diphosphate reductase subunit beta — protein MHEPIKLVDRVQAINWNRLVDDKDLEVWDRLTGNFWLPEKVPLSNDVQSWSTLNDAEKNMTTRVFTGLTLLDTIQGTVGAVSLIPDARTPHEEAVLTNIAFMESVHARSYSSIFSTLISTAEIDDAFRWSEENEHLQRKARIILDYYRGEDAEKRKVASTMLESFLFYSGFYAPMYWSSHAKLTNTADLIRLIIRDEAVHGYYIGYKYQLAVRESSQQRQDELKDYTFDLLMELYDNEEQYTEDLYDELGLTEDVKKFLRYNANKALMNLGYEALFPADTTDVNPAILASLSPNADENHDFFSGSGSSYVIGTAEATQDEDWDF, from the coding sequence ATGCACGAGCCGATCAAGCTGGTTGACCGCGTCCAGGCGATCAACTGGAACCGCCTGGTCGACGACAAGGACCTGGAGGTCTGGGACCGCCTGACCGGCAACTTCTGGCTGCCCGAGAAGGTGCCGTTGTCCAACGACGTGCAGTCCTGGTCGACCCTCAATGACGCTGAGAAGAACATGACGACGCGCGTGTTCACGGGGCTGACCCTCCTCGACACGATCCAGGGGACCGTCGGGGCGGTCTCCCTCATCCCGGACGCACGCACCCCCCACGAGGAGGCGGTGCTCACGAACATCGCCTTCATGGAGTCGGTGCACGCCCGCTCCTACTCCTCGATCTTCTCCACTCTCATCTCGACGGCGGAGATCGACGACGCCTTCCGCTGGTCGGAGGAGAACGAGCACCTTCAGCGCAAGGCGCGCATCATCCTCGACTACTACCGTGGTGAGGACGCCGAGAAGCGCAAGGTCGCCTCGACGATGCTGGAGTCCTTCCTGTTCTACTCGGGCTTCTACGCCCCCATGTACTGGTCGAGCCACGCCAAGCTGACCAACACTGCGGACCTCATCCGCCTCATCATCCGCGACGAGGCCGTCCACGGGTACTACATCGGCTACAAGTACCAGCTGGCTGTGCGCGAGTCGAGCCAGCAGCGCCAGGACGAGCTCAAGGACTACACCTTCGACCTGCTCATGGAGCTCTACGACAACGAGGAGCAGTACACCGAGGACCTCTACGACGAGCTGGGGCTGACCGAGGACGTCAAGAAGTTCCTGCGCTACAACGCCAACAAGGCGCTCATGAACCTCGGTTACGAGGCGCTCTTCCCGGCTGACACCACTGACGTCAACCCCGCGATCCTCGCCTCGCTGTCGCCCAACGCGGACGAGAACCACGACTTCTTCTCCGGATCGGGCTCGTCCTACGTCATCGGCACCGCCGAGGCGACCCAGGACGAGGACTGGGACTTCTGA